GCCATTTTCGTGGTAATACTTTACGATATTTGCATAGTCAGCTAAGAAATCTTTTACAGCTTGCTTATTTTCCTTAATAAAGTCTGGGTGTAAGAACATAACGAGGAAATCCTCATCGAAAGGAACACCTGTTTTAGAGGTAAAGATGGTTTTAAACTCCCCGCTCTCTTCGGCAGCTGCACCAAATGGCTGTGGAAACATCCCTAAATCAATTTTTTTAGATTTAACTGCTTCAGTCATGGCTGGAATTGGGGTGATTGCATATTTCACATCTTTATCCGGATCTAAACCAGCAGATCTCAGGGCACTTCGAACCCACATATCGGTTGGTGATTTGAAATCAGAAAGACCGATTGTTTTCCCTTTAAGGTCCTTAATGTCATTAATTTCTGATTCCTTTAATGTCATGAAAGCTGAATTGAATCCTACATCCGGTGTATCCTTAGACACAACAGCTACTACTTTCAGCTCAACCCCTTGAGAGCTTGATAGAATTGCCGCACCTTGTCCTAATGTTCCCCCATCAATTTGATCTGCTTGATAAGCATTTAATCTATCTGCATTTGCTCTAAATTGAGAGAGATTAAGTTTATATGTTTTTCCGAGATTAGGAGCCAACGATGGGTCTGCTTCAAATAGCCAAATTGGTTCTTCCGTGGCAAATCCGCCGCCAAAGTTAATTTCTACAACTCCACCGTCTTTCTTCTCTGCATCCCCAGAAGATTTTTCCCCGGAACACGCTGCAAGCATGAAGGTAAGTGTGATTAGACCGAAAAATAATAAGTACTTTTTCACAAAGAACAACTCCCATTCTTTCTCAAATTGTTAAACCCCTGACATCCCCCTACTTATTTCATCCCATTTGTTTCAATTTCAAATTTCATATAAATATGAAAAGCAAAAAAACTAGAGTTATTTCACTATCACTCTCCTTTAATGTTTTATATACAAAAACAAGTTTTGTTATATATACATTGTAATAACTGTTGGAATAGTAGTCAATCAATTTATTTGAAAATATATAATTTTCAGTCAACCATAAACAAGAAAAAAGTCTCCAGTTTCCTGAGACTTTTCTACTTTAAAGATATTCCATAAAGGTTGTATGATGGATATAATTTTCATTTACATGCTTTTTGATTGTTTGAACCGCTTTCTCTTTATCCCTTTCACGAAATGCTTCAATCAACTGGAGATGTTCATTTGTCCGCTCCTTATACCAAGCTGAATCAAATGGGCGTACAGTCCCTTCACCTTGTATTGATAAAAATGAAATCCGCATTGAAAGCCATAATGAGTCTGTAAACTTCTTCATAAAATAGTTTCCAGAATAAGAATAAATCATCTGATGAAATTCAATATTCAAATGAGTACCCCTAATAAAGTCATTCGTTTTTAAGGTTTTGATCATTTTCTCAGTGGACCATTCTAATTCTCTTATCCCGTCTTCTGTTATCAATTCGCAAGCTTTTGCAACAGCAAATGCTTCTAGAACTTCTCTAATTTCAAATTCTTGTTTTAACAATTCAAAGTTAATCGGAGCTATTTCCATTCCTATTCCGGGTTTTACCATCAACAACCCTTCTTGCTCTAACTTTCTTAATGCTTCTCGTACAGGAGTACGGCTACAGTTACACTTATTAGCCAAATCATCTTCCGTAACTCGATCTCCTGGCAATAATTTCCCTTCAATAATTGCATTTTTCACAATAAGAAAGATTGCCTCACGCAGTGGTTTTGATGAATAGCGTTCTAACTCTCTTTCAAAATGATATTGCTGTTTCTCCATTTAGATTCTCCTTCAATAAGCACCCTATTCAACTACTACTTTATTATACTCCAAGGTATTTGTGAAGAATTTCATCACTATTTAATAGCACATCAGGGGTACCTTCCCAAACAATATGCCCTTTATTCATGACCAACACCCGGTCCGCTACATCACAAGCAAGCCTTAAATTTTGCTCAACAACAAGTATCGATAAGCCTGTCTTTTTCAATTCCCTAAGTATGTCTGTTATTTGATCAATAATAACAGGAGCAAGACCTTCTGAAGGTTCATCCATTAGGATTAGCTGTGGATTGGTTATTAATGCTCTTCCGATTGCCAACATTTGCTGCTGGCCGCCCGATAACTCATTACCCATATTTTGTTCTCTTAGCTTTAACGCTGGGAACAATTCATATACCTCTTCAATTGTCCAATATTTCAAGCCTTTTTCTATATGTTTTATAGACCGGCTTGGCATTAGGAGGTTTTCTTTTACGGTAAGAGATGAAAAGACCCTTCTGCCCTGTGGAACTAATGCCATATGCATTTTTGAGATTTTATTTGCTGGTAAACCTTCTATAGAATGATTCTTAAAGCGAATCTTTCCTTTTTTCGATGGTGTTAAACCGGAAATAGTGTGAATCGTTGTCGTCTTACCCGCGCCATTTCGTCCTAAAAGTGCAACACACTCACCTTCAGAAACAGTGAAATTAACCCCTTGTAAAATATGGCTATTTCCATAATACGTGTGAACATCTTCTAAACTAAGCATGGTTTCGGGCACCTCCACCAAAGTATATTTCTTGAATCATTTCATTCCCGCGAACTTCTTCTGGAGTGCCTGATAGAATCGTTTCTCCATGATGTAAAACCGTTATCCGATCAGCAGTACTAAATACAACCTCCATATCGTGTTCAATCATTAATAATGTAACAGAACGAGGTATCTTTTTAATTAATTCTGTCGTCCTCACTGTTTCGGATGGTGACATACCAGATGTAGGTTCATCTAAAAGCAGGATTTTTGGATTCGCACAAAGGGCTAACATAATTTCTAGAACCCGTTGTTCACCATAGGACAAATTTTTTACTTTTACATTTCTTCTATCCTGCATTTCCCATTGGAGTAACATCTCTTTTGATTCTTTTTTTATATCAAAATACTCAGATAACCCTTTGAAAAATTTCATCTTATATGGCTTTTCAGATAGAATTGCTAAGTAAATATTTTCTTCAACCGTCAAATCATTGAACAAATTATTTTTTTGAAATGTTCTTGCCACCCCTAATTGAACACGTTCATGTGATGGTACATCCTTAATCGATTTTCCTTCTAAAAAAACATCCCCAGACTCAAACTTGAGCGTTCCATAGAGACAATTGATAAAAGTGGTTTTTCCGGCACCATTAGGCCCGATAATGACATGGCGTTCACCTGGCTGCAATTCTATGGTCGCGTCTTTTAAGACATGGATAGCTTTAAAGGATTTATTTAGCTTTTCCACTTTCATTAAGCTCAATGATCGTCGCCCCCTTTTTATCCATTAATATATTTTTCTTAGGAATCAGTTTTTTCCCGATTAATTGAAGTAATTGTAAGATTCCGCCGCGATTATAGAGAACAATTACAATAAATAGCAGCCCCATGATTAATGACCAGCGGTCCGTCATCGTACTAATATAGTTCTGGAGGAAAATAAACACACCTGCTCCAATAACTGGGCCAAACAATGTTCCTAAACCGCCAATGAAGACCATAATAAGCACAGTCGTAGCCATATGGACACTAAATAATTCAGGACTTGCGAACTGCGTTTTAAAAATGTATAAACCGCCAGCTAATCCTGCCAATCCTCCTGCAAACACATAGGCGATAATTTGGTATTTCTTCACATTATAGCCAAGTGCTATCATTCGCCCTTCGTTTTCCATAACCCCTTTTAGACCTTTTCCAAGCGGTGAGTTAACGAATAAGCGTAGAAAAAAATAAGATAGGATGAAAAAAGCACCGGTAAAATAGAACAAGCTTAATGG
This Neobacillus sp. YX16 DNA region includes the following protein-coding sequences:
- a CDS encoding ABC transporter substrate-binding protein, yielding MKKYLLFFGLITLTFMLAACSGEKSSGDAEKKDGGVVEINFGGGFATEEPIWLFEADPSLAPNLGKTYKLNLSQFRANADRLNAYQADQIDGGTLGQGAAILSSSQGVELKVVAVVSKDTPDVGFNSAFMTLKESEINDIKDLKGKTIGLSDFKSPTDMWVRSALRSAGLDPDKDVKYAITPIPAMTEAVKSKKIDLGMFPQPFGAAAEESGEFKTIFTSKTGVPFDEDFLVMFLHPDFIKENKQAVKDFLADYANIVKYYHENGPEARQKIIDKTKKVQADPKIYVNMTDNNRSAYINKDGWEKVQELMLKDKWIEKKIDLDDLIDTSLLPSE
- a CDS encoding GntR family transcriptional regulator — encoded protein: MEKQQYHFERELERYSSKPLREAIFLIVKNAIIEGKLLPGDRVTEDDLANKCNCSRTPVREALRKLEQEGLLMVKPGIGMEIAPINFELLKQEFEIREVLEAFAVAKACELITEDGIRELEWSTEKMIKTLKTNDFIRGTHLNIEFHQMIYSYSGNYFMKKFTDSLWLSMRISFLSIQGEGTVRPFDSAWYKERTNEHLQLIEAFRERDKEKAVQTIKKHVNENYIHHTTFMEYL
- a CDS encoding ABC transporter ATP-binding protein, producing the protein MLSLEDVHTYYGNSHILQGVNFTVSEGECVALLGRNGAGKTTTIHTISGLTPSKKGKIRFKNHSIEGLPANKISKMHMALVPQGRRVFSSLTVKENLLMPSRSIKHIEKGLKYWTIEEVYELFPALKLREQNMGNELSGGQQQMLAIGRALITNPQLILMDEPSEGLAPVIIDQITDILRELKKTGLSILVVEQNLRLACDVADRVLVMNKGHIVWEGTPDVLLNSDEILHKYLGV
- a CDS encoding ABC transporter ATP-binding protein; this translates as MKVEKLNKSFKAIHVLKDATIELQPGERHVIIGPNGAGKTTFINCLYGTLKFESGDVFLEGKSIKDVPSHERVQLGVARTFQKNNLFNDLTVEENIYLAILSEKPYKMKFFKGLSEYFDIKKESKEMLLQWEMQDRRNVKVKNLSYGEQRVLEIMLALCANPKILLLDEPTSGMSPSETVRTTELIKKIPRSVTLLMIEHDMEVVFSTADRITVLHHGETILSGTPEEVRGNEMIQEIYFGGGARNHA
- a CDS encoding branched-chain amino acid ABC transporter permease yields the protein MKKSIIVTLLLAIAVCTLPFVISPFVLFMLTEVLIMAIFAMSLGLIMGYGGLQSLGHSAFFGIGAYTVAVLSQYVTSIYILLPAAIIISGIFALLTGLIAVRNKGIFFLMITLAITQMLFLFFRQSDLWGGADGLGTSVKPNLGFMELVSPLSLFYFTGAFFILSYFFLRLFVNSPLGKGLKGVMENEGRMIALGYNVKKYQIIAYVFAGGLAGLAGGLYIFKTQFASPELFSVHMATTVLIMVFIGGLGTLFGPVIGAGVFIFLQNYISTMTDRWSLIMGLLFIVIVLYNRGGILQLLQLIGKKLIPKKNILMDKKGATIIELNESGKAK